A single window of Kitasatospora sp. HUAS MG31 DNA harbors:
- a CDS encoding transcriptional regulator: protein MSDLDTVLHHPTRLTVLSFLSGCIEAEFSAVRDYCEVSDSMLSKTATALEAAGYIKVKKGYVGKRPRTWLAATRSGRDALEAYLSGLQQLAADARAAGAASADTD, encoded by the coding sequence GTGAGCGACCTCGACACCGTCCTGCACCACCCGACGCGGCTGACCGTGCTGTCCTTCCTGTCCGGCTGCATCGAGGCCGAGTTCTCCGCGGTCCGTGACTACTGCGAGGTCTCCGACTCGATGCTCAGCAAGACCGCCACGGCCCTGGAGGCGGCGGGCTACATCAAGGTCAAGAAGGGGTACGTGGGGAAGCGTCCGCGCACCTGGCTCGCCGCCACCCGCTCCGGGCGGGACGCGCTGGAGGCCTACCTGTCGGGGCTCCAGCAGCTCGCCGCCGACGCCAGGGCCGCCGGCGCCGCCTCGGCCGACACCGACTGA
- a CDS encoding ribonuclease domain-containing protein, whose protein sequence is MAGTSGGASASATSFSSGWVPNSAALADVCRTRLPPQALDTLGLIVRGGPYPYRSDGVVFENRENRLPRQRSGYYHEFTVVTPGSADRGARRIVMGTAGEQYWTADHYDSFQEIDSRC, encoded by the coding sequence GTGGCGGGCACCTCGGGCGGTGCCTCCGCCTCCGCCACCTCCTTCTCCTCCGGCTGGGTGCCGAACAGTGCTGCCCTGGCCGACGTCTGCCGCACCCGGTTGCCGCCGCAGGCCCTCGACACCCTCGGCCTGATCGTCCGCGGCGGCCCGTACCCGTACCGCTCGGACGGGGTGGTCTTCGAGAACCGGGAGAACCGGCTCCCGCGCCAACGCAGTGGCTACTACCACGAGTTCACCGTGGTCACGCCCGGATCCGCCGATCGAGGGGCTCGGCGGATCGTCATGGGGACGGCCGGCGAGCAGTACTGGACCGCCGACCACTATGACTCGTTCCAGGAGATCGACAGTCGCTGCTGA
- the ppdK gene encoding pyruvate, phosphate dikinase, whose product MAAQQKFVYSFTEGNKDLKDLLGGKGANLAEMTNLGLPVPPGFTITTDACKVFLETGSEPGSLNEEISGHLASLEERMGKKLGQADNPLLVSVRSGAKFSMPGMMDTVLNIGLSDASVTGLAAQSGNERFAWDSYRRLVQMFGKTVLGVDGELFEEALDEAKHAKGTANDLDLTAEDLKILVETFKGIVLRETGRAFPQDPREQLDLAIHAVFHSWNGDRARLYRRQERIPNDLGTAVNVCTMVFGNLGEDSGTGVAFTRDPSTGAQGVYGDYLQNAQGEDVVAGIRNTLPLAELEQLDKKSYDELMSIMETLENHYRDLCDIEFTIERGKLWMLQTRVGKRTAAAAFRIAVQLVDQGLIDLDEALSRVTGGQLAQLMFPRFAPTAETKPVAYGIAASPGAAVGRVVFDSYTAVKWSRSGEKVILVRRETNPDDLEGMIAAEGILTSRGGKTSHAAVVARGMGKTCVCGAEELEVDTKNRKFTTSGGQVVHEGDVVSIDGANGKVYLGEVPVLPSPVVEYFEGTLHAGADVQGGLVQAVHRLMAHADVRRRLAVRANADNAEDANRARRYGAQGIGLCRTEHMFLGEERRKEVEHLILADNDKDRELALSSLLPLQKGDFLELFQSMDGLPVTVRLLDPPLHEFLPDITELSVRVALAEARKDPNENDLRLLQAVHKLHEQNPMLGLRGVRLGLVIPGLFGMQVRAIAEAAAERKLAGGDPRPEVMIPLVGTVQELELVRDECERVLAEVCQSTGVQLDIKLGTMIELPRAAVTAGQIAEAAEFFSFGTNDLTQTVWGFSRDDVEASFFTAYLEKGIFGVSPFETIDRDGVGSLVKHAAEAGRATRPDLKLGVCGEHGGDPDSVHFFHEVGLDYVSCSPFRIPVARLEAGRAAIETAGSDSR is encoded by the coding sequence GTGGCGGCGCAGCAGAAGTTTGTTTACTCCTTCACCGAAGGAAACAAGGACCTCAAGGATCTTCTCGGCGGAAAGGGTGCGAACCTGGCCGAGATGACCAACCTGGGGCTCCCCGTCCCCCCGGGGTTCACCATCACCACGGACGCCTGCAAGGTGTTCCTGGAGACCGGCAGCGAGCCGGGCTCGCTCAACGAGGAGATCTCGGGTCACCTGGCCTCCCTCGAGGAGCGGATGGGCAAGAAGCTCGGCCAGGCCGACAACCCGCTGCTGGTCTCGGTGCGGTCCGGTGCCAAGTTCTCCATGCCGGGCATGATGGACACGGTCCTGAACATCGGTCTCTCCGACGCCTCGGTGACCGGGCTCGCCGCCCAGTCCGGCAACGAGCGCTTCGCCTGGGACTCGTACCGCCGCCTGGTCCAGATGTTCGGCAAGACCGTGCTGGGCGTGGACGGCGAGCTGTTCGAGGAGGCCCTGGACGAGGCCAAGCACGCCAAGGGCACGGCCAACGACCTCGACCTCACCGCCGAGGACCTCAAGATCCTGGTCGAGACCTTCAAGGGCATCGTCCTCCGCGAGACCGGCCGGGCCTTCCCGCAGGACCCGCGTGAGCAGCTGGACCTGGCGATCCACGCCGTCTTCCACTCCTGGAACGGTGACCGCGCCCGCCTGTACCGCCGCCAGGAGCGCATCCCGAACGACCTGGGCACCGCGGTCAACGTCTGCACCATGGTCTTCGGCAACCTCGGCGAGGACTCCGGCACCGGTGTCGCCTTCACCCGCGACCCCTCCACCGGTGCCCAGGGCGTCTACGGCGACTACCTGCAGAACGCGCAGGGCGAGGACGTCGTCGCCGGCATCCGCAACACCCTCCCGCTCGCGGAACTCGAGCAGCTCGACAAGAAGTCGTACGACGAGCTGATGTCGATCATGGAGACGCTGGAGAACCACTACCGCGACCTCTGTGACATCGAGTTCACCATCGAGCGCGGCAAGCTCTGGATGCTGCAGACCCGCGTCGGCAAGCGCACCGCTGCTGCCGCCTTCCGCATCGCCGTCCAGCTGGTCGACCAGGGTCTGATCGACCTGGACGAGGCGCTCAGCCGGGTCACCGGCGGCCAGCTCGCCCAGCTGATGTTCCCGCGCTTCGCGCCGACCGCCGAGACCAAGCCGGTCGCCTACGGCATCGCCGCCTCGCCGGGTGCCGCGGTCGGCAGGGTGGTCTTCGACTCCTACACCGCCGTCAAGTGGTCGCGTTCCGGCGAGAAGGTCATCCTGGTCCGCCGGGAGACCAACCCGGACGACCTGGAGGGCATGATCGCCGCCGAGGGCATCCTGACCTCGCGCGGTGGCAAGACCTCGCACGCGGCCGTGGTCGCCCGCGGCATGGGCAAGACCTGTGTCTGCGGCGCCGAGGAGCTGGAGGTCGACACCAAGAACCGCAAGTTCACCACCTCCGGCGGCCAGGTCGTCCACGAGGGCGACGTGGTGTCCATCGACGGCGCCAACGGCAAGGTGTACCTGGGCGAGGTCCCGGTGCTGCCGTCCCCGGTCGTCGAGTACTTCGAGGGCACCCTGCACGCCGGCGCCGACGTCCAGGGCGGGCTGGTCCAGGCCGTCCACCGTCTGATGGCGCACGCCGACGTCCGCCGCCGCCTCGCCGTCCGCGCCAACGCCGACAACGCCGAGGACGCGAACCGCGCCCGCCGCTACGGCGCCCAGGGCATCGGCCTGTGCCGCACCGAGCACATGTTCCTCGGCGAGGAGCGCCGCAAGGAGGTCGAGCACCTGATCCTGGCGGACAACGACAAGGACCGCGAGCTCGCCCTGTCCTCCCTGCTGCCGCTGCAGAAGGGCGACTTCCTGGAGCTCTTCCAGTCGATGGACGGCCTCCCGGTCACCGTCCGCCTGCTCGACCCGCCGCTGCACGAGTTCCTCCCGGACATCACCGAGCTCTCGGTACGCGTCGCCCTCGCCGAGGCCCGCAAGGACCCGAACGAGAACGACCTGCGCCTGCTCCAGGCCGTCCACAAGCTGCACGAGCAGAACCCGATGCTGGGTCTGCGCGGCGTGCGCCTCGGCCTGGTCATCCCCGGCCTGTTCGGGATGCAGGTCCGGGCGATCGCGGAGGCCGCGGCCGAGCGCAAGCTCGCCGGTGGCGACCCGCGTCCCGAGGTGATGATCCCGCTGGTCGGCACCGTCCAGGAGCTGGAGCTGGTCCGCGACGAGTGCGAGCGCGTCCTCGCCGAGGTCTGCCAGTCCACCGGCGTCCAGCTGGACATCAAGCTCGGCACCATGATCGAGCTGCCGCGTGCCGCAGTCACCGCCGGCCAGATCGCCGAGGCCGCCGAGTTCTTCTCCTTCGGCACCAACGACCTGACCCAGACCGTCTGGGGCTTCTCCCGGGACGACGTGGAGGCCTCCTTCTTCACCGCCTACCTGGAGAAGGGCATCTTCGGCGTCAGCCCGTTCGAGACCATCGACCGTGACGGCGTCGGCTCCCTGGTCAAGCACGCCGCCGAGGCCGGCCGGGCGACCCGCCCCGACCTGAAGCTCGGCGTCTGCGGCGAGCACGGCGGCGACCCGGACTCGGTCCACTTCTTCCACGAGGTCGGGCTGGACTACGTGTCCTGCTCTCCCTTCCGGATCCCGGTGGCGCGCCTGGAGGCAGGCCGCGCCGCGATCGAGACGGCGGGCAGTGACTCGCGCTGA
- the dusB gene encoding tRNA dihydrouridine synthase DusB, whose product MTTPPDTAAQQAPASPQAAPTFPSAGSTHSTDDAPPSLTADAPPNLTDQAHPTPQHPASQHPTPQHPTAESSPFSPLSIGPLEVWPPVVLAPMAGITNAPFRTLCREQSGGKGLYVSEMITTRALVERNAKTLQLIKFDPSEKPRSIQLYGVDPVTVGRAARMIAEEDLADHIDLNFGCPVPKVTRKGGGSALPYKRNLLREILREAVSNAGGLPVTMKMRKGIDDDHLTYLDAGRIGAEEGVAAIALHGRTASQHYGGTADWSAIARLRESVPSHIPVLGNGDIWSADDAVRMMRETGCDGVVVGRGCLGRPWLFRDLVSIFEGDVDYARPTFGYVARAMVRHAQLLGEWLGDEARGVIDFRKHVAWYTKGFSVGSELRVKLANASSLAELDETLALIDQEQQWPAGADGPRGRTSGNNRVVLPEGWLDDPYDCALPSADAELDTSGG is encoded by the coding sequence ATGACCACCCCGCCCGACACCGCCGCCCAGCAGGCCCCGGCCTCCCCGCAGGCAGCCCCGACCTTCCCGTCGGCGGGCTCGACTCACTCGACGGACGACGCGCCTCCGAGCCTGACGGCCGATGCGCCCCCGAACCTGACGGACCAAGCGCACCCCACCCCGCAGCACCCCGCCTCGCAGCACCCCACCCCGCAGCACCCCACCGCCGAGTCCTCCCCGTTCTCGCCGCTCTCGATCGGCCCGCTCGAAGTGTGGCCGCCGGTGGTCCTGGCCCCGATGGCGGGCATCACCAATGCCCCCTTCCGTACTCTCTGCCGCGAGCAGAGTGGCGGCAAGGGCCTCTACGTCTCCGAGATGATCACCACCCGGGCCCTGGTGGAGCGGAACGCCAAGACCCTCCAGTTGATCAAGTTCGACCCGAGCGAGAAGCCCCGCTCGATCCAGCTGTACGGCGTCGACCCGGTGACCGTGGGCCGGGCGGCCCGGATGATCGCCGAAGAGGACCTCGCGGACCACATCGACCTGAACTTCGGCTGCCCCGTCCCGAAGGTGACCCGCAAGGGCGGCGGCTCCGCGCTGCCGTACAAGCGCAACCTGCTGCGCGAGATCCTCCGCGAGGCGGTGTCCAACGCGGGCGGCCTGCCGGTGACCATGAAGATGCGCAAGGGCATCGACGACGACCACCTCACCTACCTCGACGCCGGCCGGATCGGCGCGGAGGAGGGTGTCGCCGCGATCGCCCTGCACGGCCGTACCGCCTCCCAGCACTACGGGGGCACTGCGGACTGGTCGGCGATCGCCCGGCTGCGCGAGTCCGTCCCGTCGCACATCCCGGTGCTCGGCAACGGCGACATCTGGTCCGCCGACGACGCCGTCCGGATGATGCGCGAGACCGGTTGCGACGGCGTGGTGGTCGGGCGCGGCTGCCTCGGCCGGCCCTGGCTCTTCCGGGATCTGGTCTCGATCTTCGAGGGCGATGTCGACTACGCCCGCCCCACCTTCGGCTACGTCGCCCGGGCGATGGTCCGCCACGCGCAGCTGCTCGGCGAGTGGCTGGGCGACGAGGCGCGCGGCGTCATCGACTTCCGCAAGCACGTCGCCTGGTACACCAAGGGCTTCTCCGTCGGCTCCGAGCTGCGGGTCAAGCTGGCGAACGCCTCCTCGCTGGCCGAGCTGGACGAGACGCTGGCCCTGATCGACCAGGAGCAGCAGTGGCCGGCCGGCGCCGACGGTCCGCGTGGCCGGACGAGTGGAAACAACCGCGTGGTCCTGCCGGAAGGCTGGTTGGACGATCCGTACGACTGCGCGCTGCCCAGCGCTGACGCCGAACTGGACACCTCTGGCGGATGA
- a CDS encoding DUF4097 family beta strand repeat-containing protein codes for MVLVSTVLFGVAGWAYLVHQQSVIERPPYRVPISRLELDSVSAAVRIEPGPPGQVSIRQSLGWTWRRPVVAMIWEGDVLKVSVRCHRLFGLDDLGCDAELDIRLPAETEVTGSSTSGITQLRDLTGPISLKTGTGFIDLARVSGPIAVQAKSGRIQGSELFSARVEASTSSGPIELGFAHAPDAVTAIASSGPLTLSMPPGTRYKINGHSSSGSRSIDPTLADTSSPHVLDVVTSSGSVTINPRGGGVVLDHGPTR; via the coding sequence GTGGTGCTGGTCTCCACCGTCCTCTTCGGCGTGGCGGGCTGGGCCTACCTGGTGCACCAGCAGAGCGTGATCGAGCGGCCGCCCTACCGGGTCCCGATCTCCAGGCTGGAACTCGACTCGGTCTCCGCCGCAGTCCGGATCGAACCGGGTCCGCCGGGCCAGGTGTCGATCCGGCAGAGCCTGGGTTGGACATGGCGTCGCCCCGTAGTGGCGATGATCTGGGAGGGCGACGTACTGAAGGTATCGGTGCGCTGCCACCGGCTCTTCGGCCTGGACGACCTGGGGTGCGACGCCGAACTGGACATCCGGCTGCCGGCCGAGACGGAGGTGACCGGCAGCAGTACCTCCGGGATCACACAGCTCCGTGATCTGACCGGGCCGATCTCGCTCAAGACCGGTACCGGGTTCATCGACCTCGCCCGCGTGAGCGGTCCGATAGCGGTTCAGGCGAAGTCCGGGCGCATCCAGGGCTCCGAGCTTTTCTCCGCCAGGGTCGAGGCGTCGACCAGCTCAGGACCGATTGAGCTGGGATTCGCCCACGCACCCGACGCGGTCACCGCCATCGCATCCTCCGGTCCGCTCACCCTCTCGATGCCGCCCGGGACGCGATACAAGATCAACGGCCATTCCAGCTCCGGCTCGCGATCCATCGATCCCACTCTGGCCGACACCTCCTCGCCCCACGTGCTCGACGTGGTCACCAGCTCCGGCTCGGTCACCATCAACCCCAGGGGCGGAGGCGTCGTACTCGACCACGGACCGACCCGCTGA
- a CDS encoding response regulator transcription factor → MRAVIAEDSVLLRVGLVKVLEAVGHEVVAAVGDAEELLAAVAEHQPQVVVVDVRMPPGFTDEGVRAALVIRRQWPEVAVLLLSQFVEERYASDLLSANTSGVGYLLKQRVANVDDFVEALQRVAEGGTALDPEVVSQLLIRRDTDPLRRLTPRERDVLALMAEGRSNAAIAQTLVVSDSAVAKHINAIFAKLDLPSADVTHRRVLAVLHFLGVA, encoded by the coding sequence GTGCGAGCTGTGATCGCTGAGGACTCGGTCCTGTTGAGGGTCGGCCTGGTCAAGGTCCTGGAGGCGGTGGGCCACGAGGTGGTCGCCGCGGTCGGTGACGCCGAGGAGCTCCTGGCCGCCGTCGCCGAGCACCAGCCGCAGGTGGTCGTGGTCGACGTCCGGATGCCGCCCGGCTTCACCGACGAGGGCGTCCGCGCAGCCCTGGTGATCCGGAGGCAGTGGCCCGAGGTCGCCGTCCTCCTCCTGTCCCAGTTCGTGGAGGAGCGCTACGCCTCCGACCTGCTCTCGGCCAACACCAGCGGCGTCGGCTACCTGCTCAAGCAACGGGTCGCCAATGTGGACGACTTCGTCGAGGCGCTCCAGCGGGTGGCCGAGGGCGGCACCGCGCTGGATCCGGAGGTGGTCTCCCAACTACTCATCCGGCGTGACACCGACCCGCTGCGCCGCCTCACCCCGCGTGAGCGCGACGTCCTGGCGCTGATGGCCGAGGGCCGGTCCAATGCGGCCATCGCCCAGACCCTGGTGGTCAGCGACAGCGCCGTCGCCAAGCACATCAACGCCATCTTCGCCAAGCTCGACCTGCCGTCGGCGGACGTCACCCACCGACGGGTGCTCGCCGTCCTGCACTTCCTGGGGGTGGCCTAG
- a CDS encoding sensor histidine kinase: MSPSIFHRAVQRAAAHAPWSAAARRDTLLLAAGVPLSAPVLILLGLPRLWFVLVAFLPCLDLLSVAQRSRLRALRGLLIPSRAPRNAGWWGKVRAGLTWRQFLYHLVVAPLQTLGALLVLAGWGIGLVMATVLGWIWLMPAGAPLQSRPGWAVADGWTTLGGAALLFLTPWLAALLSRFEEWAAGSLLGLNRAELLQRRVEDLAESRAGVVDAADAERRRIERDLHDGAQQRLVSLAMNLGLARRTLKDVPAEAMRVIVEAHEEAQAAIDELRDLVRGLHPVVLEDRGLDAALSGIAARCPVPVRLDIDLSDDIAPTVEAVAYFTVSEALTNAAKHSRASRVELSIRQRDGRLHIQIHDDGIGGADAARGTGLTGLRKRAASVDGTLAVTSPHGGPTTITAELPCEL; encoded by the coding sequence ATGTCTCCGTCGATCTTCCACCGAGCTGTGCAACGGGCCGCCGCGCACGCCCCATGGTCGGCGGCCGCCCGGCGGGACACCCTGTTGCTCGCGGCGGGTGTGCCCCTGAGCGCACCCGTCCTCATCCTCCTGGGCCTCCCGCGTCTGTGGTTCGTCCTGGTGGCCTTCCTCCCCTGCCTCGACCTCCTGAGCGTGGCCCAACGGAGTCGGCTACGCGCCCTCCGGGGGCTGCTGATCCCCTCGCGTGCACCGAGGAACGCCGGCTGGTGGGGGAAGGTCCGGGCCGGCCTGACCTGGCGGCAGTTCCTCTACCACCTCGTGGTGGCACCCCTGCAGACCCTGGGCGCACTCCTGGTGCTGGCCGGTTGGGGAATCGGCCTGGTGATGGCCACCGTGCTCGGCTGGATCTGGCTGATGCCCGCCGGTGCCCCGCTGCAGTCCCGCCCCGGTTGGGCCGTGGCCGACGGCTGGACCACACTCGGCGGCGCCGCTCTCCTCTTCCTCACCCCCTGGCTGGCCGCCTTGCTCAGCAGGTTCGAGGAGTGGGCGGCCGGCTCGCTCCTCGGGCTGAACCGTGCCGAACTGCTGCAGCGCCGCGTGGAGGACCTCGCCGAGAGCCGGGCCGGCGTGGTCGACGCCGCCGACGCCGAGCGCCGCCGGATCGAGCGAGACCTGCACGACGGTGCCCAGCAACGGCTGGTCTCCCTGGCCATGAACCTCGGCCTGGCCCGCCGCACCCTCAAGGACGTCCCGGCCGAGGCGATGCGGGTCATCGTGGAGGCCCACGAGGAGGCACAGGCCGCGATCGACGAGCTCCGCGACCTGGTTCGCGGCCTGCACCCGGTGGTCCTGGAGGACCGTGGCCTCGACGCCGCCCTCTCCGGTATCGCCGCCCGCTGCCCGGTTCCCGTCAGGCTCGACATCGACCTCTCCGACGACATCGCGCCGACGGTCGAGGCCGTCGCCTACTTCACCGTCTCCGAGGCGCTCACCAACGCGGCCAAGCACTCCCGGGCCTCCCGCGTCGAGCTCTCCATCCGCCAGCGGGACGGGCGCCTTCACATCCAGATCCACGACGACGGGATAGGCGGAGCCGACGCCGCCAGGGGCACCGGCCTCACCGGCCTGCGGAAGCGCGCCGCCTCCGTGGACGGGACCCTCGCCGTCACCAGCCCCCACGGGGGCCCCACCACCATCACCGCGGAGTTGCCGTGCGAGCTGTGA
- a CDS encoding helix-turn-helix transcriptional regulator, with protein sequence MATTVDLAAPAAARRHELAAFLRSRRERISPEQVGLPATGRRRTPGLRREEVAHLATVGVTWYTWLEQGRDIHVSAQVLNSVARALLLDRNERAHLFVLAGVEDPSPVSDCATVSPALQAILEQLDPFPAAVISSRYDILAQNSGYNWLVGDLDRMPFEDRNLLWMVFTDTTFSRRLVDRDAARASVVARFRASMADHPGEPAWKELIHRLRRVSPDFEQAWQRHEVAGQTNGLKQFLVPPVGLLRFDFTNLWLGPRNRTRLVSYTPVDEETRERIQQLEQLTPTD encoded by the coding sequence ATGGCTACCACCGTCGACCTCGCCGCCCCAGCCGCCGCGCGGCGCCACGAGCTCGCGGCCTTCCTCCGCAGCCGCCGCGAGCGGATCTCACCCGAGCAGGTCGGCCTGCCCGCGACCGGGCGGCGGCGGACCCCGGGGCTCCGCCGGGAGGAGGTCGCGCACCTGGCCACCGTAGGGGTCACCTGGTACACCTGGCTGGAACAGGGGCGGGACATCCACGTGTCGGCCCAGGTGCTGAACTCCGTCGCCCGGGCCCTGCTCCTGGACCGCAACGAACGCGCGCACCTCTTCGTCCTCGCAGGGGTCGAGGATCCGTCGCCGGTCTCGGACTGCGCCACGGTGTCGCCGGCGCTCCAGGCGATCCTGGAACAGCTGGACCCCTTCCCGGCGGCGGTGATCAGCAGCCGGTACGACATCCTCGCCCAGAACAGCGGCTACAACTGGCTGGTCGGCGACCTCGACCGGATGCCCTTCGAGGACCGCAACCTGCTCTGGATGGTGTTCACCGACACGACCTTCTCCCGCCGCCTGGTGGACCGCGACGCCGCTCGGGCCAGCGTGGTCGCCCGCTTCCGGGCCTCGATGGCCGACCATCCGGGCGAGCCGGCCTGGAAGGAGCTGATCCATCGGCTCCGCCGGGTCTCGCCTGACTTCGAGCAGGCCTGGCAACGGCACGAGGTGGCGGGGCAGACCAACGGACTCAAGCAGTTCCTCGTACCGCCTGTGGGGCTTCTGCGTTTTGACTTCACCAACCTGTGGCTGGGCCCGCGGAACCGTACCCGGCTGGTCTCCTACACCCCGGTGGACGAGGAGACCCGGGAGCGCATCCAGCAGTTGGAGCAGCTCACGCCCACGGACTGA
- a CDS encoding MFS transporter, protein MTPRLTSPQTLPPRLAEPPAPIPPAGARRAPAAPGLGAAGLATVLLGAFLPMLDFSIVNVALPTIDQDLVAGPAVLELVVAGYGIAFAVLLVLCGRLGDAFGRRRLFLVGAVSFAVTSLACGIAPTAWTLVAARAAQGASAALVLPQVLATITATTTGHRRARALSVYGAVGGIAVVIGQVAGGMMVSADLFGTGWRAIFLLNVPLALLAAVLAVRSVPESHAPRSAGVDLPGTVLLSAALLSLLLPLMEGRSTGWPLWSVMSLTAFPLLTAAFLLVELRAERAGRVPLLPLSLLRIPEMRRGLGIAVPFYMGFGGFMFVVAVMLQQGLHVGPVAAGWALVPMAVGYFTASLAGPRLVGLFGSRVITIGAVIQAAGLSLLIATALADWSHFSTLRMLPGAALAGVGQGFVSTPLFRVVLSRVPVDRAGVGSGVLATTQQSSLALGVATLGTTFLALSPSLGMGRALALVLALQAGGSLVVLWLSTRLPRTVG, encoded by the coding sequence GTGACTCCGCGACTGACATCCCCGCAGACCCTTCCACCACGACTCGCCGAACCCCCGGCCCCGATCCCACCGGCCGGCGCCCGGCGAGCGCCCGCCGCACCGGGGCTCGGGGCGGCCGGCCTGGCCACCGTGCTGCTCGGCGCGTTCCTCCCGATGCTTGACTTCTCCATAGTGAACGTGGCCCTGCCCACCATCGACCAGGACCTGGTCGCCGGGCCGGCGGTGCTGGAACTGGTGGTGGCCGGCTACGGCATCGCTTTCGCCGTGCTGCTGGTGCTCTGCGGCCGGCTCGGCGACGCGTTCGGGCGACGCAGGCTTTTCCTGGTCGGGGCCGTCTCCTTCGCCGTGACCTCGCTCGCCTGCGGCATCGCGCCCACCGCCTGGACCCTGGTCGCGGCCAGGGCCGCACAGGGCGCCTCCGCCGCCCTGGTCCTCCCCCAGGTCCTGGCGACGATCACCGCAACCACCACCGGGCACCGGCGAGCCCGGGCCCTGTCCGTCTACGGCGCGGTGGGGGGCATCGCCGTGGTCATCGGGCAGGTCGCCGGCGGGATGATGGTCTCCGCCGACCTGTTCGGCACGGGCTGGCGTGCGATCTTCCTGCTGAACGTGCCGCTCGCCCTCCTGGCGGCCGTGCTGGCTGTCCGCTCGGTGCCCGAGAGCCACGCTCCGAGGTCCGCCGGGGTGGACCTCCCGGGCACGGTCCTGCTGTCGGCGGCGCTGCTGTCGCTGCTCCTCCCCCTGATGGAGGGCCGGTCCACCGGCTGGCCCCTGTGGTCGGTGATGTCGCTGACCGCCTTCCCGCTGCTCACGGCAGCGTTCCTGCTGGTCGAGCTGCGGGCCGAACGGGCCGGCAGGGTCCCGCTGCTGCCACTGTCGCTGCTGCGGATCCCGGAGATGCGGCGCGGCCTCGGCATCGCCGTCCCCTTCTACATGGGGTTCGGCGGCTTCATGTTCGTGGTCGCCGTCATGCTCCAGCAGGGGCTCCACGTCGGGCCGGTGGCGGCGGGCTGGGCGCTGGTGCCCATGGCCGTGGGCTACTTCACAGCATCGCTGGCCGGGCCGCGCCTGGTCGGGCTCTTCGGAAGCCGGGTGATCACCATCGGGGCCGTGATCCAGGCTGCCGGCCTGTCCCTGCTGATCGCGACCGCCTTGGCCGACTGGTCGCACTTCTCCACGCTGCGGATGCTGCCCGGGGCCGCGCTCGCCGGCGTCGGGCAGGGGTTCGTGAGCACCCCACTGTTCCGGGTGGTCCTGTCCCGGGTCCCCGTGGACCGGGCCGGCGTCGGCAGCGGGGTGCTGGCGACGACTCAGCAGTCCAGCCTGGCGCTCGGTGTGGCCACGTTGGGGACGACCTTCCTCGCACTGAGCCCCTCGCTCGGCATGGGTCGCGCACTCGCGCTCGTCCTGGCCCTGCAGGCGGGCGGCAGCCTGGTGGTGCTCTGGCTCAGCACCCGACTCCCCCGCACGGTCGGGTGA
- a CDS encoding NADAR family protein has protein sequence MTTTRPTTPTDARTHEELIALVAAGARPKYLLFWGHQPERDGRIGSGSLSQWWPAAFTVDGVRYATAEHWMMAGKARLFGDEAIVPRILAAKSPAEAKKLGRLVRGFDEALWKAERFELVVRGNVAKFGQNDALRYYLLGTANRVLVEASPLDRVWGIGLASDDERSVKPQQWCGLNLLGFALMETRKRLAAGDQVE, from the coding sequence ATGACGACCACCCGCCCCACCACCCCGACCGACGCCCGGACGCACGAGGAGCTCATCGCCCTGGTCGCGGCGGGGGCCCGCCCGAAGTACCTGTTGTTCTGGGGCCACCAGCCCGAGCGGGACGGGCGCATCGGCTCGGGCTCACTGAGCCAGTGGTGGCCGGCCGCGTTCACGGTGGACGGGGTCCGCTATGCCACCGCCGAGCACTGGATGATGGCGGGGAAAGCACGACTGTTCGGTGACGAGGCCATCGTGCCCCGGATCCTGGCCGCCAAGTCCCCCGCCGAGGCGAAGAAGCTGGGACGGCTGGTCCGCGGCTTCGACGAAGCGCTCTGGAAGGCGGAGCGGTTCGAGCTGGTGGTACGGGGGAACGTCGCGAAATTCGGGCAGAACGACGCTCTGCGCTACTACCTGCTCGGCACCGCGAACCGCGTCCTGGTCGAGGCCAGCCCACTCGACCGTGTCTGGGGGATCGGTCTCGCGTCGGACGACGAGCGATCGGTGAAGCCGCAGCAGTGGTGCGGCCTGAACCTGCTGGGCTTCGCCCTGATGGAGACGCGGAAGCGGCTCGCCGCCGGCGACCAGGTGGAGTGA